The sequence acagttgctggaaatctgaaacaaaaataagCAGAAAATACTGAAAGTGGCCAGCAGGTCAGGCGGCAATGGGAAGAAAAACAAATTTGGACAAGTGACAAGTGACAAGACTATTGTTCTAAGTTATGgttagtgtgatagtacagatctatcaccaatgtacatagtgtatatagttactgtatctagactgtgcttacagcgattggctgagagctaagccacgcctattgtctgggccttaaagggttgtgtacctagccaggtcggatcattccggactggtcggccacctgtgaagagctcctgtcttttgctaataaaagccttggtttggatcaacaagtctttgattctttcgacgagctctgcaGTTAGTtaaggcacagttagtgtagcagttagcacaatgctgttacagcgggattggggttcaaatctcaatctgtctgtaaggagtttgcatgttcttcctgtatcTTCATGGGTTTGctctgagggctctggtttcctccccccatttgaaacgtaccaggggttgtagattaattaggtgtaattgggcagcaaaagggccagttaccgaGCTGGATGTCTCAATTAAAAGAAATAAGTTGTGGAGAGGAAGAGGTGGAGAAGACAGAGGGAGATGCCACAGCTGCCTTGtaacttttttcttcccaccattcagggACCCAAACAGGCCTGAAGCAGTGACTGATTTGCAGTTCTTCCATTTAGTATATTGACGTTGATGCTCACTGTGGGCTCTTCTCTGCAATGCAGATCACTTTGCGGAGCACATCTGCTCAGTCTAAAAGGGCTACCCTGAACTTTCAGTTACCTACCAATTTACCTTCTCCCACTCTGAGCTCCATTTTCAATTTTCAGCATCTCTCCAACAACATTTCATCTTGCAGCAAGTTATATTACAACATTTGGGATTTAACACTGAACAGAACAATTTCAGGTATATCCTTTATTTCTGCAAATGCAACTGAATTTTGTGGTTTTGATTTACATGCTTCGATGTATAATTTTGATCCAATTGGCAGCTTTGGAAATAATTGTTACCATGACAAATTTGGTCTACTTCACATCACAGCAACTTAAAGCATGGCCTTCTCGCTTTCTCTTGTCGTGAAAAAGGGCCCTTGATGCAAAGCTTCGCCCATTTTTCTCCCCAGCAATGGTGGAAAGGTCCTTGAACTGTTGACAGAAAGTACCCAGTTGAGCAATAATGCATTTCTTATCCTTCAGATTGACATGGGAAGCTTATGTCCAGGGGATTGGTGtattagagcagccattctcaatgggggctctAGGTGTCCTGCACCataccacccccaccaccccctgggTGAGGGGGAGCACAGCACATTTAGCTGAAAGTCttcttttcttttcacctcatgtaacaaatctttttttttgttttttaatgtattcagtaggagaaaagtacgcaagaaatcaaaacttgactgctttacagggaaaGGAGCCCTTAAACTGAGCAGAGTTCGAGGGGTGCCATAgtcaaaaaaaagttgagaatgggtgTATTAGAGAAATAATTAGACAACCAATAGCAGATATATTTGGAAAGTCAACACATCATAAAAGTCAAGTGATAAAAATTACCAGATTTTACTAACTGGAGTCAACAACCCTACATAGTATATTAAAAGGAAGAAGTTATAATTATCAATCACCATGATTGATTTCGGCTGTTGCCAAACACAGGCATCAtaatcttgggcccagaccccacagtTGTAGTATTTTATATAAGACCGTGTCAACTCCTTTAAGAGAATATTtaaaggagaccacaacaggagattTGGActtctcttgtcctcacctaccaccccactagcctttgcatccaacacatcctcctccaccatttctgccacctactacatgatcccaccattagacacatattcctctctgatcccctctctgccttctgcagggatcgccccctccatgactcccttgtatactcctccctccccaccgatTGTCCCCTTGGAACCTACTGCTGTTACTGCAGGAGATGCTGCAGCTATACCCACACCTCCTCGCTcaacaccattcggggccccaaataggccttccaactgaagcaacatttcacttgtgaatctgcatgagTCATCTTACTGCATCTGCTGcttccgttgtggtctcctctacattggaaagattggacatagactgggagatagctttgttgagaaccttggctctgtccaccacagtggccatccatttcaattccccatcccattcccttgctgacatatgtccatggtctcatgcactgccagattgagacacccacaatacctcatcttccaactggccaccctccaaccagatggcattaatatcgacttctctagcTTTtattaaccaccccccccaccgcaccCACTTCACTTCTTTCCCTGTCACCTTCCACAAAGTCTgcctctccctttccctgtcgcctttcgcacagacataatCGATTCTCACCTCTCTCTGATCATGTCCAATTTCccaaatttttctggtgttatttTCTGGTATTCTTCCACCAGCCAGCATtttctgtattctgagatttcctgttttatttttgctcattctgcttatttcttgaagaaaggATGGggacatggcaagatggcgtaaaggCAAGGCATGTATTCCACTTTCTCCCAGCTGGAACATAAAACGCCCAACTTTAAgtttaaaattagttaaaaataatatttttaattttttaaacaatagtaaaatactatggcaactaatgtaaaaaaaacctaAGGCTCAACTTCAAAGAAATTGCCATTTAAAAGtacggaagaattgaggcctacctgtacagCGGAATCCTCGGAGTCGATTTCGGCCGATTTTGACACCGGCGCCGACCTTGTTCCTGCAAGATGGTGCCGGCACCTTGGTGAGTTCAGCCGTTGCCGATCCGCACGCATGTAAAGCCGTGCGCATGGACGACATGGTCGACAGAGAGACCCGCGGCCCCACGATCTTGCCGGGCAGCCTGAGGAAGACGTTCTGACGTGCCCCGTGGCTTTGCCTGGCCTGCATGGAGTGTCACGGGTCCGGGATCTCCTTGATAAGGTGTGGGCTACGGGGGAGCTCGAACGCCAGTGCTCtgaagaggtcggggtgccggtgtcgggtgtccagacccgcagccgcactgttAAGGGATCCACACCGACAGAAGAAGAGGAATTACTTACCTTTGCAGAATATGTCCAGCAGGGGGAGCCAGCAACCTATGAAGGTAAACCTCAAAAAGTGGAATCGgaacctggaatggattcagtatttacggttctggaagggattgcctatcagatgtcaaaacaaatatcagatcaaatgaatcaaggatttatggaggtgaaaatgaagatgcaaatttcatgtgaagaaatgtcaaatatgaagcaagatatgaatgtagtcaaaagtgacattaatagatgtataaaatctgttgtaCTGTAGaagaaaattttaagaaaattgagacagctttttctgagtgtcaaagtcaagtggagtgtaatagagaaaaaatataaaaagtagAAGGATCTTTCATAGATTGGGGAATTCAAAAaagagacttattgaagaagattgattctttggaaaattagagtcggagaaataatgtgaagatagttgGTCTAGAAGACACTGAttctataaaattctttaaatgcTGGATCCCAGAAGTTTTGTGTAAAGAGTTCTTTCCTGAAGGTTATGGAATTAAatagggctcatagagctctgagaagaaaactgcTTCCAGGACAACTGccgagagcagttttgattcgttgtttaaaataccaggatagagaaatgattttacgcaTGGCAGTACAAAAAGCACGACAAAACCAAtccccattaatggttcaaaataacagagtgcttTTTATGCTGCTTTGAGTCAGGAAGTTATTTGTAGACGTCAAGAAATCAATACGGCTAAAGATGTTCTGTGGCAAAAAgtttataagtttgcttttcaataccctgcaattttgaaagtttttatggaaactttcgatctcaattttttgaaaatgatcatgatgccttaGTTTTTGCGAACTCCCTGCTGGAATTGAGAAGAAATGGCCGTTCTCCCCCTTTGTCTCCTGAAAGGagattaaatggaaatggaaatggcagtggaaatggaaagaatgggaagaatggaaaaaatggaaagaaagaagaaatacagaATCCTCTTGATATCAAAGATCCGGAGCAATCGTTGGGTGTGGAGTTACTGGATTGAAGATATGAACTATATTTGAACATGTTTATttatataataaatatgtatccagctggggggtggatgacactgaaatctTTGCTAGTCATCTGCCACCAGTGGATttcccacacccagttttttagggtaatactgcctttgggtggtttttcttTTGAGTgtgttatttttttatttttgttttgattcttttttaagagggtttttttcctccttttttcccctcttttttatttttgaagaattacaaaggggtgcattattttatagagtttaatTTTTTAGTGTGTGTATTTACTAATAGTTAAAATTATGTCGAGACTGAACttggcaacttttaatgttcaggggttaaataatccaataaagagaaagagagtattggagtatataaaaaagatgaaaattgatattgctcttttacaagaaacacatttgactgagaaagaacatttgaaattgaaaagagactgggttggtcaagtttttttattcttcttttaattctaaagtaaaaggagtagtgattttaattcataagaacttaccatttgaattgaaatctactgaagggaatgctggtagagttttaagagttaattgtaaaatttttgtggAATTTTGGACACTGCTTAATTTATATGCACCCAATAcagatgatgagtggtttatttcagaagctttttcttgttaaatcaggctaatgagatattttagtgggtggtgattcaattgtgttttggatcctttattagatagaaatccaaagagtataaggaagtcaaagatggcaatacaacttaatgcgttaatgaaagatttaaatttggcagATATTTGAAggaaagttaatcctacagagaaagattttttttaattcttcacgGCATGACTCATTTTCCAGAAttcatttatttttggtatcagcacatcttcagggtagggtactgcaaactgaatataaaagtagagttatatcagatcattcattattaatttTCTCTCGTGAAAGTTCAGAGATAGTACATTCgatgtatagatggaggtttaatgcaatgttattgaaaagacCAGTTTGTTACCTTTGTAAAAtagcatatttctttatttttgaccgaaactgttaattctgtaaagagtcattttgtagtatgggatgctttaaaagcttatttgaggagaCAGATCATTAGCTactctacgaaagttaagaaacaatatatcgCAGAAAGTTTACTGTTGGAAAATTAGATTGCTGAACGAGAGAAGGACTTTCAGAAAGATacaacagaagataaaaaaagccCTATAAACAAAGTTAAAGTTAcactataatactttacaaaattaccagtttgagcacttaattaatagatctaaacaacattattatgagttggggaaagGGCTCATAAGCTGAACAGGtgtctcggactattaatgctgtcaagaagaattcaataattacctataagcctcaggaaattaatgaccagttttattcattttatcaaaaattatatacttctgagaggaaacaggataatggttctattgattcttacttatctaaattaatatTACTGGTACTAGATGAGAAAGGTATTCAGgagttggaatctccatttatggattttgaaatcaaggaagctattcaggaaatgcctaatggtaacTCTACAGGAtatgatggatttcctgtggaattctataaacttttttaatgatgatttctctaatatatttggggaagtgttaaatcaagtttctgaagatcagaagttaccggaaacgtgttcaagtgctttaataactgttatcccaaagaaagacagaaatCCTttaaggtatcttcatatagacctatttctttaatgaatgtagactataaaattatggcaaaagtattagctaacagacttgctaaatatttacctaaattagtaTATatcgatcaaacaggttttattaagaatagaaatgcctcagataatatactTCGATTGCTTACTTTGATCACTGCTTATCAGAGGCAACCTAATCATCTTATGGTAGTTGCACTAGATgccaaaaaagcttttgatagggttgaatgggactttttatttaaggtattagagaaatttaaatttggccctttctttattggttgggttaaggccttatatatgaatccaattgctagggtggtgacaaatggacagacatctttaccttttaatttgactcgatcaactcatcaggGCTGCCTATTGTcgccagccctgtttgcattagctatagaaccattaacacaggctattagacaaaatgaggatattagagggatgaggattaaggatgaagaatataaaataaatctatttgcagatgatgtgttgatatatttgatagAGCCTGAGAGATCATTGAAACAGTTACAGGAGTGTTtatcgaaatttggagaattgttgggatataaagttaactgggataaaagtgaaaattTGCCAATTGGAGTAGAAGATTactctgaatttaaaaatattacaaaattaagatggatgaataaaatcaaatacttaggtgtgtttgtggacaatgactatcaattgttatatcaattaaattatgtacctatattgaggtggattaaagcagacttaacaaaatggaaagatctcccattaactctaattggacctgttaattgtattaagatgaatatctttcttcaaattcaatatttatttcaatcaataccttgtttgttttcaaagaatttttttcaggatttgaataaagcagtaggAGAGTTTTTGTGGAAATTATCTCAAGTAGCATTGCACAAatttacttggaaatatgcattgggtcgcttacaactgccacattttcaaaattattatgaggcagctcagttaaagtttattagtagactgatggatttggatcaacctCCTAGTAGGGCTAAGGtggagatacatgaatttatattctgttggaatttgattttattacaggaatatgatatgccaatactgaaacatttattaaagatttggattaaaaaaataaaattttagggTCAAATATAAATtaccaattttaactccattatataataatcggtttattcctttttcaatgtttaatagttatttaaagatttgAAATTCTAAAGGTACAAAGACAATAAGGGAGTGTTTTGAAGAggaacaatttctttcttttatccatttgagagaatgatttgaaatacctttaaattctttattagtgtattatcagcttagggctttggtaaaagataattatggtagagagatgtatttacctattttgtcgaaatttgaatctttgacctactataccaaagaagggttatgtttcaattatgtataatttattacaggacaatatggataaaccagatagggaaaaatctaaacttgaaTGGTTTAATGTttacttttcctgaagatgattgggcgaacatgtgtcatgacaatgtaattaaattgactaatgtaagatatggtatggtcaattataactttttacatcaattgtatttgactccggaaaagttaaaaataaataggcttagtaattcagattcttgctttagatgtggtttatgtattggttcttttttacaggctgtttggacttgtgtgaaagtccaaccattttggcaagaaatcaaaatagttttggaaaaattgtataatctTAAACTATCTtttgatccaatttttttttgttgggagatttgtattcattaaggggaatgggtttggataaagttcaaaatgcttttgtacgtttggtgttgtTGGTAGCGCGTAAATgcattgctagtacttggaaagatgatgtagaaattaatataatacACTGGTGTAattaattgaaagcttgtatcattatggaaaaaaatacataatttacatgacaattattcctttttttgttgataagtggtctccgtatttgaaatatgtGCAATTGGATCTATTTTgaactgttattaacatttataattttaaaaaatatttatgatttatatttttggcttaAGAGAGCAGTCTGATTTGTTCCTGTGGTGCTGGCTGTGGCTGTGTTGCTGCACtggggtcctggacagtctgAGGCACCTGTATGCAGTCATTGGCATTGGTTTGATGGATGCATGGCATCAAGTCTGGCATGCCATTCATTGAGGCTGGGTAACCTGCCATAGa comes from Narcine bancroftii isolate sNarBan1 chromosome 5, sNarBan1.hap1, whole genome shotgun sequence and encodes:
- the LOC138765324 gene encoding uncharacterized protein, with product MAGYPASMNGMPDLMPCIHQTNANDCIQETKGENGHFFSIPAGSSQKLRHHDHFQKIEIESFHKNFQNCRVAGSPCWTYSAKVSNSSSSVGVDPLTVRLRVWTPDTGTPTSSEHWRSSSPVAHTLSRRSRTRDTPCRPGKATGHVRTSSSGCPARSWGRGSLCRPCRPCARLYMRADRQRLNSPRCRHHLAGTRSAPVSKSAEIDSEDSAVQLGESGIHALPLRHLAMSPSFLQEISRMSKNKTGNLRIQKMLAGGRIPENNTRKIWEIGHDQREFKDLSTIAGEKNGRSFASRALFHDKRKREGHALSCCDVK